In the Pantoea sp. Aalb genome, one interval contains:
- the nuoK gene encoding NADH-quinone oxidoreductase subunit NuoK produces MVPLQHALIISAILFVLGITSLILRRNLLFMLINIEIMLNAAALALVVAGSYWGQADGQVMYIFTISLAASEASIGLALLLQLYRSRQTLNIDILNEMHG; encoded by the coding sequence ATGGTTCCATTACAACACGCTCTAATTATATCTGCTATATTATTTGTTCTTGGTATTACTTCATTGATTTTACGTCGTAATTTATTATTTATGTTAATTAATATTGAAATCATGCTTAATGCTGCCGCACTTGCTTTAGTGGTAGCTGGTAGTTATTGGGGACAAGCTGACGGGCAAGTAATGTATATCTTTACTATTAGTTTAGCTGCATCAGAAGCTAGTATTGGTTTAGCGCTATTGCTTCAACTTTATCGTTCTCGTCAGACGCTGAATATTGATATTTTAAACGAGATGCATGGATGA
- the nuoL gene encoding NADH-quinone oxidoreductase subunit L, with protein MNLLYLIVLFPLIGYLLLAFSHGSWSKNISAVVGITSVGISALITMLVGIQFFENGQHPFNQMLWTWIQVNNFNIKVNLILDGLSLTMLSIVTGIGFLIHVFSSWYMRSKEGYSRFFAYTNLFIASMVILVLADNLMLMYLGWELVGLCSYLLIGFYYNNIKNCNAAIKAFIITRIGDVFLALALFILYNQLGTLNFQQMVEQASLQVPSNNHILQLASMLLLCGAVGKSAQLPLQTWLADAMAGPTPVSALIHAATMVTAGVYLIARTHGLFLLTPEVLYIVSIIGTITLILAGFAALVQNDIKRILAYSTMSQIGYMFLALGVQAWNAAIFHLMIHSFFKSLLFLASGAVILACHHEQNIFKMGGLRKTMKWVYICFLIGGAGLSGLPVITSGFYSKDQILFVTLINGHISLMFIALLGSLITSIYAFRMIFIVFHGKEKTHAYPGNGITYYLPLTILLILSTFIGALITPPLGNVFPQNTFSESSKVAIEITTGIVSIIGILIASILWTGKTKLVNGIFNNFLGRFFYKWLFIGLGFDWIYDKIFVKTYLYIAYLLHRDPINLLMNLPILIVRISNKGLLMSINGNLRWYIASISVGSLIVIALMMIMSSL; from the coding sequence ATGAATCTTCTTTATTTAATCGTTTTATTTCCACTAATTGGCTATTTATTACTAGCCTTTTCTCATGGTAGTTGGTCTAAAAATATATCAGCTGTAGTTGGTATAACTTCAGTTGGTATATCAGCACTAATTACTATGCTGGTCGGTATTCAATTTTTCGAGAATGGACAGCATCCTTTTAATCAAATGCTTTGGACATGGATACAAGTAAATAATTTTAATATTAAAGTAAATTTGATATTAGATGGATTATCACTAACTATGTTGTCAATAGTGACAGGAATAGGCTTTTTAATTCATGTTTTTTCTTCTTGGTATATGCGTTCTAAAGAAGGTTACTCTCGTTTCTTTGCATACACTAATTTATTTATCGCCAGTATGGTAATTTTAGTATTAGCTGATAATTTAATGCTAATGTATCTAGGTTGGGAATTGGTGGGACTTTGTTCTTATTTGCTCATTGGATTTTATTATAACAATATAAAGAATTGTAATGCAGCTATAAAAGCATTTATTATTACTCGTATAGGAGATGTATTTCTAGCATTAGCTTTGTTTATTCTTTATAATCAACTAGGAACTTTAAATTTTCAGCAAATGGTAGAACAGGCTTCACTACAAGTACCATCTAATAATCATATATTGCAATTAGCTAGTATGCTACTACTATGTGGAGCAGTAGGAAAATCTGCTCAGTTACCATTACAAACATGGTTAGCAGATGCTATGGCTGGACCCACACCTGTTTCTGCATTGATTCATGCTGCTACTATGGTTACTGCAGGTGTCTATTTAATTGCACGTACCCATGGTCTTTTCCTACTCACACCAGAAGTATTATATATAGTTAGTATCATTGGTACTATCACCTTAATATTAGCAGGTTTTGCTGCTTTAGTTCAAAATGATATTAAACGTATACTTGCTTATTCAACTATGAGCCAAATTGGCTACATGTTTTTAGCATTAGGAGTACAAGCGTGGAATGCTGCAATTTTTCATTTAATGATACATTCATTTTTTAAATCATTATTATTTCTCGCTTCAGGTGCAGTTATTTTAGCCTGTCATCATGAACAGAATATATTTAAAATGGGTGGATTACGTAAAACTATGAAATGGGTGTATATTTGTTTTTTAATAGGAGGTGCTGGATTATCAGGACTTCCAGTAATTACTTCAGGTTTTTATAGTAAAGATCAAATTTTATTTGTAACATTAATAAACGGTCATATTAGTCTTATGTTTATTGCATTACTTGGTTCACTGATTACTTCAATCTATGCTTTTCGTATGATATTTATTGTGTTTCATGGTAAAGAAAAAACTCATGCTTACCCTGGTAATGGTATAACTTATTATTTACCACTTACTATTTTATTAATATTATCAACTTTTATTGGTGCACTTATTACACCACCGTTAGGTAATGTATTTCCGCAAAATACATTTAGTGAAAGTAGCAAAGTAGCTATAGAAATTACTACAGGTATAGTATCTATCATAGGTATTCTAATTGCAAGTATTTTATGGACAGGAAAAACTAAATTAGTTAATGGTATTTTCAATAATTTTTTAGGTCGTTTTTTTTATAAATGGTTGTTTATAGGATTGGGATTTGATTGGATTTATGACAAAATTTTTGTAAAAACTTATCTTTATATTGCCTATTTACTACACCGTGATCCAATAAATTTATTAATGAATTTACCAATATTAATTGTAAGAATAAGTAATAAAGGATTGTTAATGAGCATAAATGGTAATTTACGTTGGTATATAGCTTCAATAAGTGTAGGAAGTTTAATAGTAATAGCTTTAATGATGATAATGTCTTCTTTGTGA
- the nuoJ gene encoding NADH-quinone oxidoreductase subunit J, protein MRNVRKKYGFFFYFCGLVSILTMIRIMTHTDPIHVLLYLIVLLLSIAGIFFSIGAYFAGAIEVIIYAGAIMVLFVFVVMMLNLDRIKQQEQKWLKPSLWLGPSIISLLLLIVMIYAINGFKNESINITVIDGKAIGISLFSFYILAVELISMLLLAGLVVAFHIGRENLNKKIFSKNIKNNQVSNNLE, encoded by the coding sequence ATAAGGAACGTAAGGAAAAAATATGGATTTTTTTTTTATTTTTGCGGATTAGTATCAATATTAACTATGATACGTATTATGACTCATACTGATCCGATACATGTACTGTTGTACCTTATTGTTTTATTATTATCAATTGCCGGTATATTTTTTTCTATAGGGGCTTATTTTGCTGGTGCTATAGAAGTAATTATTTATGCTGGTGCTATTATGGTGCTATTTGTTTTTGTAGTAATGATGCTGAATTTAGATCGAATAAAGCAACAAGAGCAGAAATGGTTAAAACCATCTTTATGGTTAGGACCTAGTATTATTTCATTATTACTACTAATAGTAATGATTTATGCAATTAATGGATTTAAAAATGAAAGTATTAATATTACAGTTATCGATGGAAAAGCTATAGGAATTAGTCTCTTCAGTTTTTATATATTAGCCGTTGAATTAATTTCTATGTTATTACTAGCTGGTCTAGTTGTTGCATTTCATATTGGACGTGAAAATCTTAACAAAAAAATTTTTAGTAAAAATATAAAGAATAATCAAGTAAGTAATAATTTAGAATAA
- the nuoM gene encoding NADH-quinone oxidoreductase subunit M, whose protein sequence is MLLPWFIIIPFIGGLLCWLVEYFSTKLPRWIALIAIGFTLIFDLYLWLQGNYLLIQKNIIISVIPHWQATFLQSWIPRFGINFYLAIDGLSLLMIILTSVLGLMAVLCSWNEIQKYQGFFYLNLMWIFVGVFGVFLAIDMFLFFFFWEMMLIPMYFLIALWGHKASNGKTRIAAATKFFIYTQASSLTMLIAILSLVFMHYDITGVWTFKYESLIQTPMSYNVEFLLMLGFFIAFAVKMPIIPLHGWLPDAHSQAPTAGSVDLAGILLKTAAYGLMRFILPLFPHASIKFTPIVMWLGIIGIFYGAWMAFSQVDIKRLIAYTSISHMGFILIAIYSGSQLALQGAVVQMIAHGISAAALFILCGQLYERLHTRDMDKMGGLWSRIRWIPAFSLFFAVANLGMPGTGNFIGEFMILIGSFRIVPIIITIATFSLVFASAYSLIMIQRAYYGTVQSKNRLADMSLREFFMITILVALLFLLGVYPQPILKTSYAAINNIQQLFNIPNQ, encoded by the coding sequence GTGTTACTACCTTGGTTTATTATCATACCATTTATAGGTGGTTTGCTCTGCTGGTTAGTAGAATATTTTAGTACCAAATTACCACGTTGGATCGCTCTAATTGCGATTGGCTTTACATTAATTTTTGATTTATATCTCTGGCTACAAGGAAACTATTTATTAATTCAAAAAAATATCATTATTAGTGTTATACCTCATTGGCAAGCTACTTTTTTACAGTCTTGGATTCCACGTTTTGGAATTAATTTCTATCTAGCGATTGATGGATTATCATTATTAATGATCATATTAACTAGTGTACTTGGTCTTATGGCTGTACTATGTTCTTGGAATGAGATTCAAAAATATCAAGGATTTTTTTATCTTAATTTAATGTGGATTTTTGTAGGAGTATTTGGTGTATTTCTTGCTATTGATATGTTTTTATTTTTCTTTTTTTGGGAAATGATGTTAATTCCAATGTATTTTCTTATTGCACTTTGGGGACATAAAGCATCAAATGGTAAAACACGTATCGCTGCTGCAACTAAATTTTTTATTTATACTCAAGCTTCTAGTTTAACGATGTTGATTGCGATACTTTCCTTAGTATTTATGCATTATGATATAACTGGTGTATGGACTTTTAAATATGAATCTTTAATTCAAACACCAATGTCCTATAATGTTGAATTTTTATTAATGTTAGGATTCTTTATAGCATTCGCTGTAAAAATGCCTATTATACCGTTACACGGATGGTTACCAGATGCACATAGTCAAGCACCTACTGCCGGTTCAGTTGATCTTGCTGGTATTCTTTTAAAAACAGCTGCTTATGGATTAATGAGATTTATTTTACCATTATTTCCACATGCTTCTATAAAATTTACACCTATTGTTATGTGGTTAGGTATAATTGGTATATTTTATGGTGCTTGGATGGCTTTTTCACAAGTAGATATTAAACGTCTTATTGCTTATACTTCTATCTCACATATGGGTTTTATATTAATAGCAATCTATAGTGGTAGCCAATTAGCTCTTCAAGGTGCAGTGGTACAAATGATAGCACACGGTATTTCAGCTGCAGCACTATTTATTCTATGTGGGCAATTATATGAACGTCTTCATACTAGAGATATGGATAAAATGGGTGGTTTATGGTCACGTATAAGATGGATTCCTGCTTTTTCCTTATTTTTTGCAGTAGCTAATTTAGGTATGCCTGGTACTGGTAATTTTATAGGTGAATTTATGATTTTAATTGGTAGTTTTCGGATAGTACCTATTATAATTACTATTGCTACTTTTAGTTTAGTTTTTGCTTCTGCCTACTCACTCATTATGATACAACGTGCTTATTATGGTACAGTACAATCTAAAAATAGATTGGCAGATATGTCATTACGTGAATTTTTTATGATAACTATACTTGTAGCACTTTTGTTTTTGTTAGGAGTATACCCACAACCAATACTTAAAACTTCTTATGCTGCAATTAATAATATTCAGCAATTATTTAATATTCCCAATCAATAA
- the nuoI gene encoding NADH-quinone oxidoreductase subunit NuoI, which translates to MNIKDIFIGFATIIRSIWLVFMHTFAKRETQLYPENPVYLSPRYRGRIILTQDPDGNERCVACNLCAVACPVSCISLQKSETKDGRWYPIFFRINFSRCIFCGMCEEACPTTAIQLIPDFEMGEFKRQDLVYEKEDLLISGSGKYPDYNFYHLSGVSISGKRKGNANNEVKPIDVKGLLP; encoded by the coding sequence ATGAATATCAAAGATATTTTTATTGGATTTGCTACTATAATACGCAGTATATGGCTTGTGTTTATGCATACTTTTGCTAAGCGGGAAACACAATTATATCCAGAAAATCCAGTATATTTATCACCTCGCTATCGTGGTCGTATTATTTTAACACAAGATCCAGATGGTAACGAGCGTTGTGTAGCTTGTAATCTATGTGCAGTAGCATGTCCAGTATCATGTATATCACTGCAAAAAAGTGAGACGAAAGATGGAAGATGGTATCCAATTTTTTTTCGTATTAATTTTTCACGTTGTATTTTTTGTGGGATGTGTGAAGAAGCTTGTCCAACTACTGCTATTCAACTTATCCCAGATTTTGAAATGGGTGAGTTTAAACGACAAGATTTAGTATATGAAAAAGAAGATTTATTAATTTCTGGATCTGGTAAATATCCAGATTATAATTTTTATCATTTATCAGGTGTATCAATAAGTGGTAAGCGTAAAGGTAATGCAAATAATGAAGTTAAACCTATCGATGTAAAAGGGCTATTGCCATAA